The following proteins are encoded in a genomic region of Cotesia glomerata isolate CgM1 unplaced genomic scaffold, MPM_Cglom_v2.3 scaffold_50, whole genome shotgun sequence:
- the LOC123274649 gene encoding uncharacterized protein LOC123274649: MEFEEKLRENFKLFECKIVDESVLTKFVEIYKDFEVDEDGIAESWVEFVNRDENEPSSTDITTEKVEAFEAWFKKNIDKRCAKPDLPSDSGTESTAEELSNLDRSIKNKGSEILERSILNVLTIKTEEDDDILEMYGRKKNPSKIIQYETSFADPEVHEDKENDDEDIDASTIQSRSGEIVLKFGFAVSDWNNVSPRKSKVQRTDFPHASPIEAHLFVQMKDYSVLNDLCRLMSRVFCEIWLKDKEQLVITSNVREKTFNKFRTWGRIITDNDGKLTTTSILLMGDPDHWYHSLGEYETEDYENDEVDLEDSEIVESEESSDSEEEEERRGKVKVKIEEEREKEEEGGKGTGIEEDEDGESEKKKKTEEEEESLGDPIIIDIRTRKECIPLDVSRLKCYSFFPGQIISVEGKNPTKDTLCAYRVIPGISFGPKPPVLNEPLHIMVAAGPFTSKPGNYQQLYNLMAHVAQTEPNVLILIGPLMNEKDIEPPKKDMFENLITKIMSYVDGKSTQVVLVSSYEDVLHDGFYPTPEYRLRESVKKPNLHLMPDPCTIEVDGLIIGITSVDIIRHLSSEEISYKMPQRDRLGRLAEHLLLQSSYYPLFPPAPEVPLDLLLWAECSTMNVHPHILLVPSAMQYFYKYSNGTHIINPSKVSKGLYTQFNVRSNDQWTENSIGGEILRI, from the exons TTGTTGAGATTTACAAAGATTTTGAGGTTGATGAAGATGGTATTGCTGAAAGCTGGGTAGAATTTGTTAATAGAGATGAAAACGAGCCCTCAAGTACAGACATTACCACAGAGAAAGTTGAAGCCTTTGAAGcatggtttaaaaaaaacattgataAACGTTGTGCTAAACCCGATTTACCTTCTGACTCGGGTACAGAGTCGACTGCAGAAGaattatcaaatttagatagaagtataaaaaataaaggttCTGAAATATTAGAACGAAGCATACTGAAtgtattaactattaaaac gGAAGAAGATGACGACATTTTGGAGATGTATGGCCGGAAAAAGAATCCTTCTAAAATT ATCCAATATGAAACAAGTTTTGCTGATCCAGAAGTTCATGAAGACAAAGAGAATGACGATGAAGACATTGATGCCAGTactat ACAGAGTAGAAGTGGAGAAATTGTTCTTAAATTTGGATTTGCAGTATCTGATTGGAACAATGTATCACCTCGTAAAAGTAAAGTTCAAAGGACAGATTTTCCTCATGCATCACCTATTGAGGCACATCTGTTTGTTCAAATGAAAGATTATAGCGTTTTGAATGACTTGTGTCGATTAATGTCCAGAGTTTTTTGTGAAATATGGCTGAAAGATAAGGAGCAGCTTGTCATAACATCAAATGTTCGTGAAAAAACTTTCAACAAATTCCGTACGTGGGGCCGTATTATTACAGATAATGATGGTAAGCTTACTACTACGTCTATCTTACTGATGGGTGATCCAGATCATTGGTATCATTCATTGGGTGAATATGAGACTGAAGATTATGAAAATGATGAAGTAGACCTCGAAGACAGCGAAATTGTTGAGTCGGAAGAGTCATCAGATTCAGAGGAGGAGGAAGAGAGAAGAGGAAaggtaaaagtaaaaatagaagaagaaagagaaaaagaagaagaaggaggAAAGGGAACAGGAATAGAAGAAGACGAAGACGGAGAAAgcgaaaagaaaaaaaagacagaagaagaagaagaatcaCTTGGTGATCCAATAATTATAGATATAAGAACGAGAAAAGAATGTATACCACTAGATGTCAGCCGACTCAAATGCTATTCATTTTTCCCTGGTCAAATTATAAGTGTTGAAGGAAAAAATCCTACTAAAGATACACTTTGTGCATATAGAGTTATACCTGGTATTTCTTTTGGCCCTAAACCGCCTGTATTAAATGAACCTCTACATATAATGGTTGCCGCGGGTCCATTTACTTCTAAACCCGGTAATTATCAACAACTTTACAATTTAATGGCTCATGTGGCACAAACAGAGCCTAATGTCTTAATTCTTATTGGTCCTCTTATGAATGAGAAAGATATTGAACCACCAAAAAAAGATATGTTTGAAAacttaattactaaaattatgAGTTATGTTGATGG taaATCTACTCAAGTGGTATTGGTATCTTCGTACGAAGATGTTCTGCATGATGGTTTCTATCCTACTCCTGAATATCGTTTACGCGAGTCAGTAAAGAAGCCAAATCTTCATCTAATGCCTGATCCATGCACAATTGAAGTTGATGGTTTAATTATTGGAATAACATCTGTTGATATTATCAGACATTTGAGTAGCGAAGAAATCAGCTA taaaatgCCACAGCGTGATCGACTAGGACGTTTAGCTGAGCACTTATTGTTACAGTCATCATATTATCCACTTTTTCCACCAGCACCAGAAGTACCATTAGACTTACTTTTGTGGGCCGAATGCAGTACGATGAATGTCCACCCTCACATTCTTTTAGTACCTTCAGCCATGcaatacttttataaatatagcAATGGTACACATATCATTAATCCATCTAAAGTTTCAAAAGGCCTTTATACTCAATTCAATGTACGAAGTAATGATCAATGGACTGAAAATAGTATTGGTGGTGAAATTCttcgaatttaa